Proteins encoded by one window of Lactobacillus sp. ESL0684:
- a CDS encoding amidohydrolase family protein — protein sequence MSQTVFINANLFVGDQDNLQSDSYILINDETGKIEEVGTARPPKADKTVDLSNKYVMPGLINCHTHIINDPLTADGDSKASAVVATVRAVDHLHDLLRSGVTYIRECGSTFEIDIELNELIKAGKLTRVPEILPSGHPFSMTGGHGDGPNFGILVDSPDEMRKAVRQEIKKGARAIKVMATGGVMTENDALDQPQLSEAEIRVAVEEAHHKGYVVAAHAEGNPGIMNAIKAGVDSIEHGFYVNDEEIDLMLEKGTYLTPTVVGAWAFMEYAPGKIPDWEMAKISAAWKDLRGNITKAKNAGVPITLGTDAGTPFNDFTMTPQELPLLVEQGFTNFEALQTSLNCAKLMKIDDEYGTLAAGKYADFLVLDENPLADIHAVVQVDKAVYKKGKRAY from the coding sequence ATGAGTCAAACCGTTTTTATTAACGCTAATCTGTTTGTTGGTGATCAAGATAATTTACAATCAGATAGTTATATATTGATCAATGATGAAACTGGTAAAATTGAAGAAGTGGGCACAGCTAGACCACCTAAAGCTGACAAGACGGTAGATTTGAGTAATAAATATGTGATGCCTGGATTAATTAATTGTCATACCCATATTATTAACGATCCGCTAACTGCCGATGGTGATTCAAAAGCAAGTGCAGTTGTCGCAACCGTGCGAGCTGTCGATCATTTGCATGATTTATTACGTTCAGGTGTAACTTATATTCGTGAATGTGGCAGTACTTTTGAGATTGACATTGAACTTAATGAATTAATTAAAGCCGGTAAATTGACTAGAGTTCCGGAAATCTTGCCATCAGGACACCCATTTTCGATGACTGGAGGCCATGGAGATGGTCCTAACTTTGGTATTTTAGTTGATTCTCCAGATGAAATGCGTAAAGCAGTGCGTCAAGAAATTAAGAAGGGTGCCAGAGCTATCAAAGTTATGGCCACAGGCGGCGTGATGACTGAAAATGATGCCTTAGACCAGCCTCAACTCAGTGAAGCAGAAATTCGAGTAGCTGTGGAAGAAGCGCACCATAAGGGCTACGTGGTCGCAGCGCATGCTGAAGGTAATCCCGGCATTATGAACGCCATTAAAGCTGGAGTTGACAGTATTGAACACGGTTTTTACGTCAATGATGAAGAAATTGATTTAATGCTTGAAAAAGGGACTTATTTAACACCAACAGTTGTCGGTGCTTGGGCATTTATGGAATATGCACCCGGAAAAATTCCAGATTGGGAAATGGCTAAAATTTCGGCAGCTTGGAAAGATTTAAGGGGTAATATTACTAAAGCCAAAAATGCTGGTGTACCAATTACCTTAGGAACAGACGCTGGTACGCCATTTAATGACTTCACGATGACTCCACAAGAATTGCCGTTACTAGTTGAGCAAGGATTTACTAATTTTGAGGCTTTGCAGACCAGTTTGAATTGTGCCAAGTTGATGAAGATTGACGATGAATACGGCACTCTGGCAGCAGGTAAGTATGCAGATTTCTTAGTTTTAGATGAAAATCCATTGGCTGATATTCATGCTGTCGTACAAGTAGATAAAGCAGTTTATAAAAAGGGCAAACGGGCATATTAA